In Hemiscyllium ocellatum isolate sHemOce1 chromosome 16, sHemOce1.pat.X.cur, whole genome shotgun sequence, one genomic interval encodes:
- the LOC132823497 gene encoding protein NDNF-like yields MKRNMLALTYRDILCTLFLCLTCSAQKLPGRDPNLVQSLYNRLPAQDLPAIPDGAEIAGFLMRDIPRRYYFIVEEDISPVTVTVTPCEAPLQWTLTLQVLPDQPRGEGSGESEHLHLQMDPQPPVSGESVELFSYRGNDVESYAAAESPAGIYSLELVSIERDTIFNIYATTTPGSDQAYPKLPSDPRLGVTFVHHTSMSLVWKPSPTISQLQQPAQYCVVINREHNYKSLCAVEAKLRESTHSKRVWWPDMDRGMPESLRLNAMVNHPTFSARSTTFSTDRQGEIRKTCTGTKHVLTVSHLRPSTQYYVDVFIVNLLTNISAAYIGTFVKTKDEVKHNVLELKGGRVMEIPIKPGASRTLQYRPVSSHYVVTVSLHSCYQPVRVQIRQNRRLVANQHVEGVKHFQFVGKPKARYQLRLKADKTGRTLVKVHMTTHRDKQPFPSLPRDTRLKVFDRLRSCSSLTVAWLATREPNKYCIYRKRVTDRETSSELQNHCLDPTTRSKSEKVSCQYFSGSSSQKAVMTERVEGLEPGTTYQLDVYVIGQGRHSVKYQSKKVRTRMTC; encoded by the exons ATGAAGAGGAACATGCTGGCACTAACCTACAGGGATATCCTCTGCACACTGTTTCTCTGCCTCACCTGCTCAGCACAGAAGCTGCCCGGGAGGGACCCGAATCTTGTGCAATCTCTTTACAATCGGCTTCCAGCCCAGGACCTGCCTGCCATCCCAGATGGAGCTGAAATTGCTGGGTTTCTCATGAGAGATATCCCAAGGAG ATACTACTTCATAGTGGAGGAGGACATCTCTCCTGTCACAGTGACAGTCACACCATGTGAAGCCCCTTTACAATGGACCCTCACTCTTCAAGTGCTTCCGGACCAACCCCGCGGAGAGGGATCAG GTGAGTCCGAGCATCTTCACTTACAGATGGATCCCCAGCCTCCTGTCAGTGGAGAAAGTGTGGAATTGTTTTCCTATCGAGGTAATGACGTTGAATCTTATGCTGCTGCCGAAAGTCCGGCTGGTATCTACAGCCTGGAGTTGGTGTCCATTGAGAGGGACACCATTTTCAACATCTACGCCACAACCACCCCTGGATCTGATCAAGCGTACCCCAAACTGCCCAGCGACCCAAGGCTGGGCGTGACCTTTGTACATCACACCAGCATGTCCCTGGTGTGGAAGCCAAGTCCAACCATCTCCCAATTGCAGCAGCCTGCTCAGTACTGTGTGGTCATCAACCGGGAGCACAATTACAAAAGCCTCTGTGCTGTTGAAGCtaaacttagagaaagcactcaTTCCAAAAGGGTGTGGTGGCCTGATATGGACCGGGGAATGCCAGAGTCTCTGCGCCTCAATGCTATGGTCAATCACCCAACCTTTAGTGCTCGGTCCACTACGTTCTCAACCGATCGCCAGGGAGAAATTCGGAAAACCTGCACTGGGACCAAACATGTCCTTACTGTGTCCCACCTCAGGCCCAGCACCCAGTATTATGTAGATGTCTTCATTGTGAATCTGCTGACCAATATCAGTGCGGCCTACATCGGGACGTTTGTGAAGACCAAAGATGAGGTCAAACACAATGTGTTGGAGCTGAAGGGTGGTCGAGTGATGGAGATCCCCATCAAACCAGGTGCTTCCAGAACCTTACAGTACAGGCCAGTGTCCTCTCACTACGTGGTCACTGTCTCCCTTCATTCCTGCTACCAGCCGGTCCGTGTCCAAATCAGGCAGAACCGAAGGTTAGTGGCAAACCAGCATGTGGAGGGAGTGAAACATTTCCAATTCGTCGGCAAGCCTAAAGCCAGGTACCAGCTCCGTCTCAAAGCCGACAAAACAGGCCGGACCTTAGTGAAAGTTCACATGACCACTCACCGTGACAAACAGCCCTTCCCCAGCCTGCCCCGAGACACCCGACTCAAAGTCTTCGACCGACTGCGGAGCTGCTCGTCTTTAACTGTCGCCTGGCTCGCCACGCGGGAGCCAAACAAATACTGTATCTACAGGAAGCGGGTCACGGACCGGGAGACCTCTAGCGAGCTGCAAAACCATTGCCTTGATCCAACAACACGGAGCAAGTCGGAGAAAGTGAGCTGCCAATATTTCAGCGGCTCAAGCTCTCAGAAGGCAGTGATGACGGAACGTGTGGAGGGTCTGGAGCCTGGGACAACCTACCAGCTCGACGTCTATGTGATAGGCCAAGGGAGACATTCAGTGAAGTACCAGAGCAAGAAAGTGAGAACAAGGATGACATGCTGA